Genomic DNA from Thermotoga petrophila RKU-1:
CTGGAAGCTCTACGAAGCCGTTCACGAGGTGAATCAGGTTCTCGCGGAGAAGATAGTGGAAGACGGCGAAGGAGCAACGAAAGTCATGGAAGTTCATGTTGTCAACGCCCCAGATATAAAATCAGCGAGACTGATCGCAAGATCGATCGTTTCCTCAAACCTTGTGAAGACAGCCATATATGGGGAGGATGCGAATTGGGGAAGGATCATCGCCGCGGCGGGGTACTCCGGTGCAACTTTCGATCCCGACAAACTCGACCTGTTCTTTGAAAGCGAGGCAGGAAGGATAAAGGTGGCGGAAAACGGGCAGGGAGTACCTTTCGACGAGGAAGAGGCGAAGAAGATTCTCAGCGAAAAGAAGATAAGAATAATCCTCGACATGAAACAGGGAAAAGAGACCGCAAAAGCGTGGGGATGTGATCTCACAGAGAAGTACGTTGAGATAAACGGGAGGTACAGAACATGAGGATCGACACGGTCAACGTTCTCCTCGAAGCTCTTCCATACATAAAGGAATTCTACGGAAAAACCTTTGTCATAAAGTTCGGCGGCAGTGCGATGAAGCAGGAGAACGCAAAGAAAGCCTTCATCCAGGATATAATTCTCCTGAAGTACACCGGGATAAAACCGATCATCGTTCACGGTGGAGGGCCTGCCATCTCCCAGATGATGAAGGACCTCGGTATAGAACCTGTTTTCAAGAACGGGCACAGGGTGACCGACGAGAAAACCATGGAGATCGTTGAGATGGTCCTCGTTGGAAAGATCAACAAAGAAATCGTGATGAACTTGAACCTGCACGGTGGACGGGCCGTTGGAATCTGTGGAAAAGATTCAAAACTCATAGTGGCAGAAAAGGAGACGAAACACGGAGACATAGGTTACGTTGGAAAAGTGAAGAAGGTCAATCCAGAAATTCTTCATGCACTGATAGAAAACGATTACATCCCGGTGATCGCCCCTGTGGGAATAGGAGAAGACGGTCACTCCTACAACATAAACGCCGATACCGCAGCTGCGGAGATAGCGAAAAGCCTGATGGCAGAAAAGCTCATCCTCCTCACGGACGTGGACGGTGTTCTGAAGGGTGATAAACTCATCTCCACTCTGACGCCGGACGAAGCAGAGGATCTGATCAGAGACGGCACAGTGACGGGGGGAATGATTCCAAAGGTTGAATGCGCCGTGTCTGCAGTGAGGGGGGGAGTGGGAGCCGTTCACATCATAAACGGGGGATTGGAACACGCGATCCTGCTGGAGATATTCAGCAGGAAGGGTATCGGAACCATGATAAAAGAACTGGAGGGGTAAAGATGTATCTGATGAACACTTACAGCAGGTTTCCAGCAACGTTTGTCTATGGCAAAGGCTCCTGGATCTACGACGAAAAAGGAAATGCGTATCTTGATTTCACCTCAGGAATAGCGGTGAACGTCCTCGGACACTCTCATCCTCGACTGGTGGAAGCCATAAAGGATCAGGCAGAGAAGCTCATTCACTGTTCAAATCTTTTCTGGAACCGTCCGCAGATGGAACTGGCAGAACTTCTGTCGAAGAACACGTTCGGTGGCAAGGTTTTCTTCGCGAACACGGGAACCGAAGCGAACGAAGCCGCCATAAAGATAGCGAGAAAATACGGAAAGAAAAAGAGCGAAAAAAAATACAGAATCCTCTCCGCCCACAATTCTTTCCACGGAAGAACTCTGGGCTCCCTCACAGCGACGGGACAGCCGAAATATCAGAAACCTTTCGAACCACTCGTTCCCGGCTTTGAATACTTCGAGTTCAACAACATAGAAGATCTGAGAAAAAAGATGTCAGAAGACGTGTGTGCTGTGTTCCTCGAACCGATTCAGGGAGAAAGCGGAATAGTACCAGCCACCAAAGAATTCCTTGAAGGGGCTAGAAAACTCTGCGACGAGTACGATGCACTTCTTGTGTTCGACGAGGTTCAGTGTGGAATGGGAAGGACAGGAAAACTCTTCGCGTATCAAAAGTACGGAGTCGTTCCAGACGTTCTCACAACCGCCAAGGGACTCGGTGGGGGAGTCCCCATCGGAGCTGTCATTGTGAACGAAAGAGCGGACGTTCTGGAGCCAGGAGATCACGGCACCACGTTCGGAGGAAACCCGCTCGCCTGTAGGGCCGGGGTGACCGTGATCAAAGAGTTGACGAAGGAAGGCTTCCTCGAAGAAGTGGAAGAGAAAGGAAACTACCTCATGGAAAAGCTCCAGGAAATGAAAGAAGAATTCGACTTGGTAGCCGACGTGAGGGGAATGGGACTCATGATAGGGATTCAGTTTAAAGAGGAAGTGAACAACAGAGAGATCGCCACGAAATGCTTTGAAAATAAACTGCTCGTTGTTCCAGCAGGTAACAACACGGTCAGATTCTTACCACCACTCACGGTAGAGTACGGAGAGATAGACCTGGCGGTTGAGACACTCAAAAAAGTCCTGAGAGAAATTTGAAAGGGAGGCAAAGCCTCCCTCATTTTTTCTTCTTTTTTTTGCTTTCTTCCTCTTCTTTTTCCATTTCCATCACTTCTCCTTCTTCACCCAGCTGTTCGAGCTCTCCACCGCATTTTTCGCAGTACTTGTTCAGCTGATATTCGATGGACGTTGCAGAGTAGTAGATTGCCCCGCATTTTTTGCATCTGTATATGTAAGGCATGAAAACACCCCCTTGTGAGTATTACCGCGTCTTGTGAGCCTTCGCTTCGCTTCTGTAGTATATTCTAATACTTTATTTGGACAGTTTCAAGTTTTTAGAATGAATAATACAAGTCCTATTACTGCAACTATAAAACCGATGGCTTCAAAAAATGTCACAGCTTCACCCAGAAGAAGAAAAGACCACAGGACAGAAAGAACCGGTTCTCCAACCAGAACAACACTCACCACACTTGAGGAAAAATATCTGAGCGAGAGATTGATGAAAAGATACCCCAGAAACGAACATCCCACCCCCAGACCGATTAGGATGAACCACTCTTTCGTTTCAACGACCCCGAACGATGGCACAAGAAAAGCCAGAACAGCTGAAGCTAAAGCGTGCGTTCTCAGACTGAACTCCATACTTCCCATGGCCCTGTTCAGGTATCTTCCAAGAACAAGGTACCCACAAAAGAACACCACACCAACAACTGCAAGCAAATCACCCCTCGAAACACCTGAAAAACCCTCTTTTCCAGCAAGAGCCAGTACCACCCCCGTAACAACCGTGCTTCCCGTGACAATTCTGAAAGAACTGATCCTTTCTCCATAGATCAGCCACGAGAGCAATCCCGTCAAAACAGGCTGAAGCGTCAAAGGTATAACAGCTCCGGCAACGGTGGTGTGGTTGAAGGCGGAAACCCAGAAAAAAAGTGCATCGCAAGGAAAAAGCCAGCAATCAAGGAAAGCATCTCCTTCTTCAAAGAAAAAAGCCCGACTCTTCTCTTCACCAGAAAGAAAAGCAATGAAGCAATGAAAACTCTGTAGAAAGCGATGGTTGTAGGTGGAAGAGAAGAGAGCTTTATGAATATCCCTGAAAAGGACGCCACTAAAACACTGAGTAAAAGATAGAAAACGGGTTTCAAGTGCTTCACATCCCTCGATAGCGTTGCTGAGTCGTTTATCATTTTACAATATCAAGCCAGAGGCAGGGGTTCGAATCCCCTTGGGAATGCCAAACACATAGAACGATAAGAACTTTCCTCAAAATTTCATGAAATCGTTTATTAATAACTTGACGTTGACTCACAAGATGGTATAACATATGAACAGATGATAATATATTCATGTATTTGTTTAGGGATGATAACTTTTGAAATAGAAAACGAGTTCAATCTGGAAAGATTTGCCTGCAAACGATGGATAGAAGCAAATGATGAATCCAACAAGACTCAGAATATTGCTCCTCCTCTCGAAAAAAGACATGTGCGTTGGAAAGATAGCCGAGATCCTGAGGATGGATCAATCGGCAGT
This window encodes:
- a CDS encoding aspartate aminotransferase family protein, producing MYLMNTYSRFPATFVYGKGSWIYDEKGNAYLDFTSGIAVNVLGHSHPRLVEAIKDQAEKLIHCSNLFWNRPQMELAELLSKNTFGGKVFFANTGTEANEAAIKIARKYGKKKSEKKYRILSAHNSFHGRTLGSLTATGQPKYQKPFEPLVPGFEYFEFNNIEDLRKKMSEDVCAVFLEPIQGESGIVPATKEFLEGARKLCDEYDALLVFDEVQCGMGRTGKLFAYQKYGVVPDVLTTAKGLGGGVPIGAVIVNERADVLEPGDHGTTFGGNPLACRAGVTVIKELTKEGFLEEVEEKGNYLMEKLQEMKEEFDLVADVRGMGLMIGIQFKEEVNNREIATKCFENKLLVVPAGNNTVRFLPPLTVEYGEIDLAVETLKKVLREI
- a CDS encoding DMT family transporter, which encodes MTLQPVLTGLLSWLIYGERISSFRIVTGSTVVTGVVLALAGKEGFSGVSRGDLLAVVGVVFFCGYLVLGRYLNRAMGSMEFSLRTHALASAVLAFLVPSFGVVETKEWFILIGLGVGCSFLGYLFINLSLRYFSSSVVSVVLVGEPVLSVLWSFLLLGEAVTFFEAIGFIVAVIGLVLFILKT
- the argB gene encoding acetylglutamate kinase, whose product is MRIDTVNVLLEALPYIKEFYGKTFVIKFGGSAMKQENAKKAFIQDIILLKYTGIKPIIVHGGGPAISQMMKDLGIEPVFKNGHRVTDEKTMEIVEMVLVGKINKEIVMNLNLHGGRAVGICGKDSKLIVAEKETKHGDIGYVGKVKKVNPEILHALIENDYIPVIAPVGIGEDGHSYNINADTAAAEIAKSLMAEKLILLTDVDGVLKGDKLISTLTPDEAEDLIRDGTVTGGMIPKVECAVSAVRGGVGAVHIINGGLEHAILLEIFSRKGIGTMIKELEG